The sequence AGGCACTGAAGGCACAGATCGCACAGGACATCGCGGCAGCGCGTAAAGCGGTGGTACGGCTGGAACTCTGAACGCTTTTTATGCATCACCGCAGCCAAAATGGCGCAATAGTGCCCATTCCGGGGCTCTTTTTCCGGTGACAGCCCGCCGCATCCGGCATTGGCTTAGGCTCTTTTAATGCGAAGAGGGCTATAATCGCACAACTATTTTGATCGAAGGAATTCTCGTGGGTGAACTCTTTACTTTCTTCGGTGTGATCAGCGAAAATCACGCCTACCTCTTTATGTCGCATATGCTGCTGACAGCACTGATCGTTATCATGCTTGCCAAAATGGCGACCAAGAACCTCAAAGTCGTCCCGGGGGGCACACAGAACCTGATGGAAGCGTACCTCCAGGGCGTTGTTGCAATGGGTTCGGACGTTATGGGCCGCGAAAAAGCGATGCGCTACCTGCCGCTCGTCGCGACACTGGGTCTCTTTATCGGTATTGCCAACCTGATCGGGGTTATCCCGGGCTTTGAAGCACCGTCCGCATTCCTGGACTTTACGCTGGCGCTGGCGCTGATCGTCTTCATCTACTATAACTTCGAAGGGATCCGCCGTAACGGTGTCGTCGAGTACTTCAAGCACTTCATGGGGCCGGTATGGTGGCTCGCATGGCTGATGTTCCCGATCGAGATCGTTTCACACATCTCCCGTATCGTTTCACTCAGCTTCCGTCTTTTCGGTAACGTCAAAGGGGACGACATGTTCCTCATGGTCATGCTGATGCTCGCACCGTGGCTGCTGCCGATGATCCCGTTCGCGCTGCTCTCGTTCATGGCGCTTCTGCAGGCGTTCATCTTTATGATGCTGACCTACGTTTACCTCGGCGGAGCCGTCACCCTTCACGAAGAATCCCTCTAATCTTTTCTGGGACGCCGGATGAAACGCAGCACGTTTGATACGCTTCTGAGTTTCCTGCTCGGCTTTGCCTGGGCCCTGCTGGTGCTGGGCTCCTGGCTTGTCTTCAATATTACCGCCA is a genomic window of Sulfurimonas sp. HSL1-2 containing:
- a CDS encoding F0F1 ATP synthase subunit A; the protein is MGELFTFFGVISENHAYLFMSHMLLTALIVIMLAKMATKNLKVVPGGTQNLMEAYLQGVVAMGSDVMGREKAMRYLPLVATLGLFIGIANLIGVIPGFEAPSAFLDFTLALALIVFIYYNFEGIRRNGVVEYFKHFMGPVWWLAWLMFPIEIVSHISRIVSLSFRLFGNVKGDDMFLMVMLMLAPWLLPMIPFALLSFMALLQAFIFMMLTYVYLGGAVTLHEESL